TCGCGGCGCCGAAGAGGAAGTGCTCCGGAAGAGAACGGGTCACGTGCGTCATCCCTTCACCGCTCCCGCCATGATGCCACTGACGAGCTGACGTCCCGCCACGACGAAGAGGAGCAGCAGCGGCAGGGTGGCGAGCACGACGCCGGCGAGCACGATCGAGTAGTCGACGAAGTGGTTCGACTGCAGGAGCGCGAGGGCCACGGGCAGGGTCGGGTTCTGTCGGTCGAGCACGATGAACGGCCAGAAGAAGTTGTTCCACGCGGTCACGAACGTGAACAGGAACAGCATGGCCGCCGCGGGGCGGGCGGCCGTGACGCCGACGGTCCAGAAGGTGCGGATCATCGACGCGCCGTCCACGCGGGCGGCCTCGATGAGCTCGTCGGGCACCGCCTGCTGCAGGTACTGCGTCATCCAGAACACCCCGAACGCGCTCGTGAGCGCCGGGACGACGACCGCGCCGACCTGCCCCGTCCATCCGATCTCGCTGAAGAGGATGTAGAGCGGCACGACGCCCAGCTGCTGCGGCACGGCCATCGTCGCCACGACGAACGAGAGCAGCACCTTGCCGCCCCGGAACCTCAGCTTCGCGAACGCCCATCCGGCGAGGGTGGAGAAGACCACGACGCTCACGGCGATGATCGTCGAGCTCCAGACGGAGTTCCACAGCGCGCGCCAGAAGTTCACCGCCGGGTCGTTCACGACGCTCATGGCGTTGGCCACGAAGTTCCCGCCGGGGATCCACGAACGCCCCGGGTCGCGCAGCGTCGTGGAGTCGCCCGATCCGATGAGGAACGAGAAGTAGAGCGGGAACACGCTCGCGACGAGCACGACCGCGAGCCCGGCGTAGACCCAGAAGCCGGGTCGCGCCCCGCGGATGCGCACCGTGCGCCCCGCGGCCCTCGGGGCGTCCTTCGTGACGAGCGTCGATGTGGCGGTCATCGGCGGGCCTCCTCTCGCTTCAAGGCTCGTCTCCGGGCGCGTCGTTCGCGGCGCGACAGCTGCCCGCCGCGGCTCCCCTCGTCGCGGACGAGCGATCGGGTGATGAGCAGGTTGACGAGGCCGATCGCGAGGATGATGACGAAGAGGATCCACGCCATCGCGGCCGCGCGGCCGAAGTTCCAGTCGCCCCAGCCGACGTCGTAGAGGTAGAGCGTGATCGTCAGCCACTGCTGCGCCGAGCCGCCCCGCCCGAACTGGTCGAACATCCGCGGCTCGTCGAAGATCTGCAGGCCGCCGATCGTCGAGGTGATGACGACGAAGATGAGCGTGGGCCGGAGCGACGGCAGCGTGATGTTCCAGAACTGCCGGAAGGCGCCCGCGCCGTCGACGGTCGCGGCCTCGTAGTAGTCGCGCGGGATGGCCTGCATCGCGGCGAGCAGGATGAGCGCGTTGTAGCCGGTCCACCGGTAGTTGACCATCGTCGCGATCGCCACGTGGCTCCAGAACGGCTCGACGTGCCACGGGATGGCGCCGATGCCGATCGCCTCGAGGAGTCCGTTGATGGCCCCCGACTTGTCGGCGAACAGGGCGTTGAAGATGAGGCCGACGGCGACGGGCGCGACGACGTAGGGCAGCAGCGCGCTCATCCGCCAGAACGTCCTGGCGCGGATGTGCCGGTCGAGCATCGCGGCGATGAAGAGCGCGAGGACGAGCTGCGGCACGCTCGAGAGCAGGAAGATGCTGAAGGTGTTGCCGAGCGCGGTCCAGAACTTGGGCTGCGAGAGGATCCAGGCGTACTGGCCGAACCCGATGAACTCGCCCGAGCGGCGCACCTGATCCCAGTCCATGAACGAGATCACGCCCGTGTAGACGATCGGGAACAGCCCGACGATCGCGAACAGGACGAAGAACGGCGAGATGTAGAGGTAGGGCGAGAGCCTCAGGTCCCAGCGGCTGAGCCGCTGCGAGAACGAGAGCACTCGGACGGGCCGGTCCGGCGGAGCGTCGGCGCTCGGCGGACGGATGGCGGTGGCGGTCACGGCTTCCCCTCGGGGCGGGTGTGCGGATGGCGGGGTGCGGGTGTGCGGATGGCGGGGTGCGGGGGCGACACAATGCAGGAAGACCGTGGCCCGGTCGCGCCGGATGTGCCGGAAACGGGCGGGCGGGCACCCTTCCTGTGCGCGGATCTCCTGCGTTGTGCGCGCCCGCCCGTGAAGCCTCGCGTCAGAACGCCGAGACCTCGGTGACCCAGGTCTGCCAGCTGGTCTCCTCGTCCTCGATGCCGTCGAAGACGCGCGTCACGGCGTTCTGCAGGGCGTCGTGGAACTGGAAGTACTTCGGCCCCTTGACCGGCGACACCGTCACGGCCTCGGCGCGCTCGATGCCGATCTCGCCCGTGGGCGCGTCGTTGAAGTAGGGGTTCACGAAGCCCGTCAGGTCGGTGCTGTCGTACGCCTCGGGCTGGCTCGGGAACGTCCCGGCGTTCACGAACGCCTTGATCTGCGTGTCGGACGAGGTCAGCCAGTCGGCGAGCTCCTGCGCGGCGGCGACGTTCGCGCCGTTCGCGGGGATCACGAGGTACGATCCGCCCCAGTTGCCGCCGCCGCCGGGGAAGACGTCGGCGATGTCCCAGCCCGCGACGTCGGGGGCCTCGCCCGAGATGACGCCGTGCATCCAGCCGGGGCACAGCATCGCGGCGAACTCGCCGTTCGCCATCGACGCGTACCAGTCGTCGCTCCACTGTCCGGCGTACGCGGAGATCGGGATGGCGTTCTCGACGACCGTGTCGTACACCTCGCGGACGTCGGGGTTCTCCGTCGCGACGATCGTGCCGTCCGCCTCCTCGTAGGTGACCTCGATCTGGTTCATGAGGCCCTGCAGCACGGTGTTGGCGGAGTCGAGGAACGGCTTCCCCGTCGTGTCGACGTACTCCTGGCCGACGGCGAAGAGGTCGTCCCACGTGGTGAAGAGGCCGGCGACCTCCTCCCGGTCGCTCGGCAGCCCCGCCTCCGCGAACAGGTCGGAGCGGTAGCACACGGCCTGCGGCCCGATGTCGGTGCCGTACGCGACGAGGTTGCCGTCGGCGTCGGTCGCGGCGGCCTCCTTCCAGTCGAGCCAGCGGCCCTCGAGGTCGTCGGGGACGGGCTCGAGCAGGTCGGCGTACTGCATCATCTCGGTGAACCAGTCGACCTCGACGGCCTCGATGTCGGCGAGCCCGGTGTTGCCGAGCTTCTGGAAGAAGTTCGCGCGCGCGTCGTTCGACGTCGCGGCCTTGTTGTGGACGATGGTGACGTTCGGGTGCTCGTCCGTGTACTCCTGGAGGAGCTCGTCGGTGTAGCCGAAGTCGTTGAACGTCGAGATCGTGAGCTCGAGGGGGGCGTCGGGATCTGCCGGCTCGGCGTCGCCGCCGGAGCCCGAGCATCCGGCGAGCACGAGGCCGCCGATGGCGAGGGCACTGACCGCAGCGGCGCCGCGGCGGATGGCACGAGTGTTCACTGTCACTCCTTTGTGGTGGGTGGACAGGGCATGGGAGCGCTCCCACGTCCTGTCATGGAACTTTATGGGAGCGCTCCCATCGCGTCAAGGGCGTGCGGGGGCCGCCGATGGGCGAAACGTAACCACTCAGTAACAGATTGCATACCTGAACGACCCAAGAGTCGTGATTGCATTCAATCCGTCCCTGCAACCCGTCCTTGGAGGCATCGTGCGTTCCTTCCCCATCCCGTCGGCGTCGCCGTCCCCGCGCGCACCGCGCGCCGCGGCGGCGATGATCGTCGCAGCCCTCGCCCTCACCGGGTGCCAGGCCGTCCAGACCACCTCGGCCCCCACCGAGGAGGCGGAGGACACGACCGAGGTCTCCCTCGACGGCAAGACGACCGTCGAGGGCGGGGATCTCGTCATGGCCCTCTCCGCGGAGCCCGATCGGCTCGACCCCACCACCTCGTCCTCGCTGTACACGCGCTACGTCATGCAGACGATGTGCGAGAAGCTCTACGACATCGACGCCGACGGCGAGGTCGTGCCCATGCTCGCCACCGAGCTGCCGGAGGTCTCGGACGACGGCCTGAGCGTCACCATCCCCCTCCGGGAGGGCGTCGTCTTCGCCGACGGCGAGCCCTTCGACGCGGAGGCCGTCAAGGCCACGCTCGACCGTCATCTGGCGAAGGAGGACTCCTCCCGCCGCAGCGAGCTCGGCCCCGTGACGGCCGTGGAAGCCGTCGACGAGCACACCGTCGAGATCGCCTTCGACACGCCGTTCTCCCCGCTGGCCGCGGTGCTCGCCGACCGCGCCGGCATGATCATGTCCCCGAAGGCGCTGGCCGAGGAGGGCGACGACTTCGGGGATGCGCCGGTGTGCGTCGGGCCCTTCCGGTTCGTCGAGCGCGTGCCGCAGACGTCCATCACCGTCGAGCGCGACCCGCTGTACTACGACGCCGACTCCGTGCACCTCGACACGATCACCTACCGCATCATCACGGACGCCTCCATCCGCGCGGCCAACCTGCGCTCGGGCGACGTGCAGGTCGCCGACACGCTCTCGACGCAGGACGTGTCCGAGCTGCAGGACGACGACGGCCTGGGCATCCTGCAGGTCGAGTCCCTCGGCTACCAGGCCATCACCGTCAACGTCGGCAACACCGACGGCGTGGGCGCCGCTCCCGGCGACATCGGGACCCCGCTCGCGAACGATCCGCGCGTGAGGGAGGCGCTGTCGATGTCCATCGACCGCGAGCAGCTCGTGGCCTCGGTGTTCAACGGCTACTACGACCCGGCGTGCTCGCCGATCTCGCCCGCCAGCCCCTTCAGCTCCGACGCGTCCGAGGCGTGTGCCGAGTACGACCCCGAGGGCGCGCGCGCCCTCCTCGAGGAGGCGGGCGCGGAGATCCCGTACCGCGTCGAGATGAAGGTGACGAACAACCCCGACACGCTGCGTCTCGCGCAGGCGATCCAGGCCTCGGTCGCCGACGCGGGCTTCGAGCTCGAGCTGGTCCCCGTCGAGTACTCGACACTGCTGGACGTGCAGAACGCCGGCGACTTCGATCTGCTCCAGCTGGGATGGTCGGGGCGCGTGGACCCGCACGGCAACACGTTCAACTTCCTCACGACGGGGGCGGGGAACAACTACTCCGGCTACTCCGACGCCGAGGTCGACGAGCTGCTGACGCGGGCGACGGAGACGTTCGACACCGACGAGCGCGCGGAGCTGTACGGCGAGGCGATCGCGCAGGTGCAGCAGGACAACCCGGTCGTCTACCTCTACCGCACCCGTTCGCTCACGGGCTACACGGCGGACGTGGCGGGCATCGGCACGTACGCTGACGGCGTCGTGCGTCTCGGCCAGGCCGCGTTCGTCGAGACGGAGTGAACGGGCGATGGCGCGCTTCCTCCTCTCCCGCCTGGGCCAGTCGGCTGTGACACTGCTGCTCGCGGGCGTCGTCATCTTCTTCGGCGTCCGCCTGCTCCCGGGCGACCCCGCCCTCGCCATGGCGGGAGAGGAGGCGACGCCCGAGCGGATCGCCGCCGTCCGCGCGGAGCTCGGCCTCGACGACCCGATCGCCGTGCAGTTCGCCCGGTTCGCCGGGCAGGTGCTCACGGGCGACCTGGGCGAGTCCACCCGCACCGGCGCCGAGGTCTCCTCGATGATCGCCTCGACGCTCCCCGTCACCCTGTGGCTGGCACTGTACGCGATCGTCGTGGCCGTCGTCGCCGGGATCGTGCTCGGCGTGATCGCCGAGCGGTTCCGCGGGCGCTGGCCGGAGTGGGCGGCGAACGCCGTCGCGCTCGTGAGCCTGTCGATCCCGAACTTCTGGCTCGGGATGATCGCGATCCTCGTCCTGTGCATCGGGTGGGGGCTGTTCCCGGCATCGGGATACGTGCCGGTGCGGGAGGACCCCGCCCGGTGGGCGCTGCACCTGACCCTGCCCGCGGTCGTGCTCGGCACGGGGCTCGCCGCCGTCATCATGCGCCAGACCCGCGCGTCGATGATCGAGGCGATGCGCGCCGACTACGTGAGGACGGCGCGCGCGACGGGGCTCGGACGCTGGCGCGTCCTCGTCCGCTACGGGCTGCGCAACTCGCTCATCGTCGTCGTGACGATCGCCGGCCTGCAGCTGGGAGGGCTCATCTCCGGCGCCGTCGTCACGGAGCAGATCTTCGCCCTGCCCGGATTCGGCAAGCTCACGCTCGACGCGGTCTTCACCCGCGACTACCCCGTCGTCCAGGCCGTCGTGCTCATCGCCACGGCGGGCTACGTCGTCGTCAACCTCGCCGTCGACATCCTGTACTCGGTGATCAACCCGCGCATCCGGGTGGGCGGCGCCCGATGACCCAGCTCGTCACGGCGGGGCCGGCGATCGCGCGGGCGCCCCGCGGCCGCGCCCTCCGCCGGCTGATCCGGACTCCCCTCTCGCTGTGCGGGCTCGCCCTGATGGCCGTCGTCGTGCTCGCCGCCGCCCTCGCGCCGGTCATCGCCCCGCACCCGCCCGCGGGGGTGAACTTCGAGGCGCCCTTCCAGCTCCCCGGCACCGTCGGCTACCTCCTGGGCACCGACGACCTCGGCCGCGACATCCTCTCGCGCATGCTCTACGGCATCCGCACCTCCCTGCTCATCGGCGCGATCTCGGTCGTCCTGGCCGTCGTCGCCGGCGTGCCGCTCGGACTCGCCGCCGGGTACTGGCGCTGGCTGGACGCCCCCATCTCGCGCCTGAACGACGTCGCGCTCGCCTTCCCGTTCCTCGTGCTCGCGATCGCGCTCGCGGCGATCGCGGGCCCCAGCCCCGCCAACGCCGCGATCGCGCTCGGGGTCGCGCAGGTGCCCGTCATGCTGCGCGTCGTGCGGGGCGAGACGCTCCGGCTGCGGGAGAGTGAGTTCGTGCAGGCAGCGATCACCATGAACGCCTCCGGGGCGCGGATCGTGTGGCAGCACGTCCTCCCCAACTGCGCGTCGGCGGTCGTCATCCAGGCCACGGTGATCATGCCCGTCGCGGTGCTCGGCGAGGCGGTGCTGTCGTTCCTCGGCCTGGGGATCCAGCCGCCCGACCCGAGCCTGGGCATCATGCTCTCCGACGCGCAGCAGTACCTCTCGCGCACCCCGTGGCCGGCCCTGTTCCCCGGCCTGGCGATCATCGCGATCTGCCTCGCCTTCAACATCGTCGGAGACGGCCTCCGCGACGTCCTCG
This window of the Microbacterium sp. AB genome carries:
- a CDS encoding ABC transporter permease, translated to MTQLVTAGPAIARAPRGRALRRLIRTPLSLCGLALMAVVVLAAALAPVIAPHPPAGVNFEAPFQLPGTVGYLLGTDDLGRDILSRMLYGIRTSLLIGAISVVLAVVAGVPLGLAAGYWRWLDAPISRLNDVALAFPFLVLAIALAAIAGPSPANAAIALGVAQVPVMLRVVRGETLRLRESEFVQAAITMNASGARIVWQHVLPNCASAVVIQATVIMPVAVLGEAVLSFLGLGIQPPDPSLGIMLSDAQQYLSRTPWPALFPGLAIIAICLAFNIVGDGLRDVLDPTSDSR
- a CDS encoding carbohydrate ABC transporter permease, encoding MTATAIRPPSADAPPDRPVRVLSFSQRLSRWDLRLSPYLYISPFFVLFAIVGLFPIVYTGVISFMDWDQVRRSGEFIGFGQYAWILSQPKFWTALGNTFSIFLLSSVPQLVLALFIAAMLDRHIRARTFWRMSALLPYVVAPVAVGLIFNALFADKSGAINGLLEAIGIGAIPWHVEPFWSHVAIATMVNYRWTGYNALILLAAMQAIPRDYYEAATVDGAGAFRQFWNITLPSLRPTLIFVVITSTIGGLQIFDEPRMFDQFGRGGSAQQWLTITLYLYDVGWGDWNFGRAAAMAWILFVIILAIGLVNLLITRSLVRDEGSRGGQLSRRERRARRRALKREEARR
- a CDS encoding ABC transporter permease encodes the protein MARFLLSRLGQSAVTLLLAGVVIFFGVRLLPGDPALAMAGEEATPERIAAVRAELGLDDPIAVQFARFAGQVLTGDLGESTRTGAEVSSMIASTLPVTLWLALYAIVVAVVAGIVLGVIAERFRGRWPEWAANAVALVSLSIPNFWLGMIAILVLCIGWGLFPASGYVPVREDPARWALHLTLPAVVLGTGLAAVIMRQTRASMIEAMRADYVRTARATGLGRWRVLVRYGLRNSLIVVVTIAGLQLGGLISGAVVTEQIFALPGFGKLTLDAVFTRDYPVVQAVVLIATAGYVVVNLAVDILYSVINPRIRVGGAR
- a CDS encoding carbohydrate ABC transporter permease codes for the protein MTATSTLVTKDAPRAAGRTVRIRGARPGFWVYAGLAVVLVASVFPLYFSFLIGSGDSTTLRDPGRSWIPGGNFVANAMSVVNDPAVNFWRALWNSVWSSTIIAVSVVVFSTLAGWAFAKLRFRGGKVLLSFVVATMAVPQQLGVVPLYILFSEIGWTGQVGAVVVPALTSAFGVFWMTQYLQQAVPDELIEAARVDGASMIRTFWTVGVTAARPAAAMLFLFTFVTAWNNFFWPFIVLDRQNPTLPVALALLQSNHFVDYSIVLAGVVLATLPLLLLFVVAGRQLVSGIMAGAVKG
- a CDS encoding ABC transporter substrate-binding protein, yielding MRSFPIPSASPSPRAPRAAAAMIVAALALTGCQAVQTTSAPTEEAEDTTEVSLDGKTTVEGGDLVMALSAEPDRLDPTTSSSLYTRYVMQTMCEKLYDIDADGEVVPMLATELPEVSDDGLSVTIPLREGVVFADGEPFDAEAVKATLDRHLAKEDSSRRSELGPVTAVEAVDEHTVEIAFDTPFSPLAAVLADRAGMIMSPKALAEEGDDFGDAPVCVGPFRFVERVPQTSITVERDPLYYDADSVHLDTITYRIITDASIRAANLRSGDVQVADTLSTQDVSELQDDDGLGILQVESLGYQAITVNVGNTDGVGAAPGDIGTPLANDPRVREALSMSIDREQLVASVFNGYYDPACSPISPASPFSSDASEACAEYDPEGARALLEEAGAEIPYRVEMKVTNNPDTLRLAQAIQASVADAGFELELVPVEYSTLLDVQNAGDFDLLQLGWSGRVDPHGNTFNFLTTGAGNNYSGYSDAEVDELLTRATETFDTDERAELYGEAIAQVQQDNPVVYLYRTRSLTGYTADVAGIGTYADGVVRLGQAAFVETE
- a CDS encoding ABC transporter substrate-binding protein, which codes for MNTRAIRRGAAAVSALAIGGLVLAGCSGSGGDAEPADPDAPLELTISTFNDFGYTDELLQEYTDEHPNVTIVHNKAATSNDARANFFQKLGNTGLADIEAVEVDWFTEMMQYADLLEPVPDDLEGRWLDWKEAAATDADGNLVAYGTDIGPQAVCYRSDLFAEAGLPSDREEVAGLFTTWDDLFAVGQEYVDTTGKPFLDSANTVLQGLMNQIEVTYEEADGTIVATENPDVREVYDTVVENAIPISAYAGQWSDDWYASMANGEFAAMLCPGWMHGVISGEAPDVAGWDIADVFPGGGGNWGGSYLVIPANGANVAAAQELADWLTSSDTQIKAFVNAGTFPSQPEAYDSTDLTGFVNPYFNDAPTGEIGIERAEAVTVSPVKGPKYFQFHDALQNAVTRVFDGIEDEETSWQTWVTEVSAF